The nucleotide sequence CAACTCGCAGATCTTTTACCTTCTTCATGATAAAGAGACTCTTTAAATTTCTCATCAAGACAGCCATTTGGTTCGTGGTATTAAGTGTACTATGGGTGTTACTCTATAAGTTTGTTCAGGTGCCGTACACCCCTTTAATGGCAATTAGATACGTGGAATCTGATATGAAACTGGAAAACAGGTACCAATGGAAACCCATTGAAGAGATATCACCCTATTTACAACTTGCTGTTATTTGTTCGGAAGACCAGAATTTCTTAAAACATAACGGTTTTGACGTAAAATCGATCAAAAAAGCCTATAAAAACAACCAAAACGGTCAAAAACTGAGAGGAGGAAGCACTATTTCACAGCAAACGGCAAAAAATGTTTTTCTGTGGCCTCAACGAAATTGGTTGCGAAAAGGTCTTGAAACATGGTTCACTTTTCTTATTGAAATGTTATGGAGTAAAGAACGTATACTGGAAGTGTATTTAAACAGTATAGAAATGGGAGAAGGAGTGTATGGAGCTGAAGCGGCTTCCCGACATTGGTTTAACAAAGAGGCATCCCACTTAACCATAGATAATGCAGCCGCAATTGCCGCCGTATTGCCCAATCCTAGAAAATACAGAGCGAATCCCGCATCTAAATTTATTAGCAGCAGAGTGTATTGGATCAAAAATCAAATGCAAAATTACGGTACCTTTACATTACAAGAAGAACATGAAAAATGAATGTAAAAGAACTCAAAACGGGTTTGCTGCATCACTGTAAGGATACAGTAGAAAAGCGATTTCAGAAGATAAAACAAACCATTACCGATATTGAGGAATCCCTGCAGGAAGAGTCTAAAAGCAGTGCGGGAGATAAACACGAAACCGGCCGTGCAATGCTTCAAATAGACAGGGAAAATGCAGGCAAACAGTTGCAGGGGATCGAAATGGTGCAATCGCTACTTAAAAAAATAGATGTTTCGGCGGTTTCAGACTATGCGCGTCTGGGGAGCATGGTATACACCAATCAGGGGAATTATTTTATGAGCATTTCCATAGGAGCGGTAACAATGAACAAAACGCCTTACCTCTGTGTTGCCTTGAATTCACCCATAGGAGCACATTTGACAGGTAAGAGGAAAGGAGAAACCTTTCGATTTAACGAGAAGGATTTTGTCGTGACCAGTGTGCGCTAATTTCTTGGCAATCCAGAGCTGCTTAATTTGGCAAATATTCCTTCGGAATGGGATTGGATGATGTTTCAGGAGTCCAATAAATATTCATGATCCACCAGCGGTTTCCATCATGGAGCATCTGAATGCTATTTATACCCCTCATAAATGGTTTTGTGTCACTTTTACTCCGGTAAGACTCATAGGTGCTGAAAACCTGCACTACAGGTCCAAAACGATCTACTTTTCGAAAGAGTTCTTTTTCATAGAATCCGTTTTCGACCAGCCAATCTTCTGAAGATTCTATATAGTCATTCGGACTTAAAAAGCGTGGATGAAAAATTCCTTCCCCATCTTTACCAACGGGAATTAGTTTCGCTTCCGCATCAAAGAGGTATCTGAATAGTTCCCAGTTGCGGGTTTCACCTTTTTCACCTGAGATCACGGCATACAATGTTTCAATGGTGCTGTCCAGTGTTTGCACCTTTACCAGATATTCAGACTCTTGTTGCGCCTGTACATGTTGTGTGAATACCAGAAGTAAAAGGGCAATAATTTTAATTGTTTTCATGATATGATAGATATATTGTCTCGTCACCTTTCAGAGAAACAGGGTGTAAAAAGTAAACCTCCACGATACCCCATATCCCAAAGATCAAATAATTAGCACCCTTAAAATACGATTTTATCACCTTTATTTTCAGTTTTGTTTCTACAGGAGATGGTTTTAACTGATGGGGAAGCACAATTATAGCTTCGGAAGAATCTGAATCGAAAAGGACATTTTTGGGGAGTATTGAAAATTCTGAAAAGAAACCGGCCTGAAAAGGTGTAGCGATGCCGCGGTAAATTTCCTCGGGCGTTCCAATAGCTTCAAGCGATCCATTTTTTAACATCAGAATTCTGTCTGCATAAGACAAGGCTTCTTCGGCATCATGTGTGGCAGTGATACAACTGATATTTTTTGATTTCAGGTAATTGAA is from Constantimarinum furrinae and encodes:
- the mtgA gene encoding monofunctional biosynthetic peptidoglycan transglycosylase, which produces MIKRLFKFLIKTAIWFVVLSVLWVLLYKFVQVPYTPLMAIRYVESDMKLENRYQWKPIEEISPYLQLAVICSEDQNFLKHNGFDVKSIKKAYKNNQNGQKLRGGSTISQQTAKNVFLWPQRNWLRKGLETWFTFLIEMLWSKERILEVYLNSIEMGEGVYGAEAASRHWFNKEASHLTIDNAAAIAAVLPNPRKYRANPASKFISSRVYWIKNQMQNYGTFTLQEEHEK
- a CDS encoding 3-oxoacyl-ACP synthase is translated as MNVKELKTGLLHHCKDTVEKRFQKIKQTITDIEESLQEESKSSAGDKHETGRAMLQIDRENAGKQLQGIEMVQSLLKKIDVSAVSDYARLGSMVYTNQGNYFMSISIGAVTMNKTPYLCVALNSPIGAHLTGKRKGETFRFNEKDFVVTSVR